Proteins co-encoded in one Chloroflexota bacterium genomic window:
- a CDS encoding DUF4276 family protein — MRLLVHVEGETEEEFINAVLGPHLYELGYWSVKARLIGNARIRARRGGIRGWQVVRNDLVRHLRQDSNCYAALMVDYYRLPQSGGRSWPGRADSVEAPMESRAGHVETALRRDLLDLPDGDSLQRRFVPCVVLHEFEALLFSDCDRLATAIGRPDLSEPFQTIRRGFDSPEAIDDSPLTAPSKRIAKLNPEYQKRIDGINAARSIGLARICEECPSFSSWINRLESLLQIN, encoded by the coding sequence ATTCGTCTGCTCGTACATGTCGAAGGAGAAACTGAGGAAGAATTCATCAATGCGGTGCTTGGCCCGCACCTATATGAATTGGGGTATTGGTCAGTAAAGGCCCGCTTGATAGGGAATGCGCGAATCAGGGCGCGGCGTGGCGGAATTCGGGGTTGGCAAGTGGTCAGAAACGACTTAGTGCGACACCTGCGTCAAGATTCCAATTGCTACGCCGCTTTGATGGTGGATTACTACCGCCTTCCACAATCAGGTGGACGCTCGTGGCCGGGGCGTGCCGATTCGGTTGAAGCCCCGATGGAAAGTCGGGCGGGTCACGTTGAAACGGCATTGCGTCGAGATTTGTTAGACCTGCCAGACGGAGATTCGCTACAACGCCGTTTCGTTCCTTGCGTCGTTTTGCACGAATTCGAAGCTCTGCTTTTCAGCGATTGCGATCGACTCGCAACCGCAATCGGAAGACCCGACTTGAGCGAACCATTTCAAACTATCCGACGCGGGTTTGATTCGCCAGAAGCGATCGACGACTCTCCATTGACTGCCCCTTCGAAACGAATCGCAAAACTGAACCCGGAGTACCAGAAACGAATAGACGGAATCAACGCTGCTCGATCCATAGGGCTTGCGAGGATCTGCGAAGAGTGCCCGAGCTTTTCAAGCTGGATCAACCGGCTGGAATCACTTTTGCAGATCAACTGA
- a CDS encoding ATP-dependent helicase, giving the protein MNMTIGSQSTKVSGSPWLRGIAGSAAKALIESDASVVRVIAGPGSGKTTCLKRRLQRLIQQREVEPDRAFAGTFTRVIAQGLREALGNEIRVSTLHSLAYEFLRKYPDACQGMRLRFLLRYEEDSLLYDIGSGAFTGNIYERREALRLLQASRAQREDFANAKFDGAVRRWLQRHRAMLIGEVVHLCVVGMECRDIPPAMFDHVVIDEYQDLTAAEQELVRLVWSGTGSLTVLGDNDQSIYGFRFNHPEGIADFHLSWPMCIDLTFTANWRSCDEILRVANLMMAEAGSTRPAMTSTREQRGFLVPVQWKDLEAEIEGLAAHVRAHAEKSFLILVPRRFIGYRLAEAIGPGASTAFAEQVLDHPVAQEAFATASLLADANDHVAARAYLGFKGAKAEQALRRNAGAYSSVSNEIGGHALIRGIASAAIAVSGPGQSHIVQRAKRAVELIERSRSSKEIIDECFCDSLASTEPDEEKQRWLLRDLAELRAAAQELLANQGSESLARVMGALRYRIATRAPLRESQSEEPRVRIMTLHGAKGLEADNVIIAGIADQLIPGFDEDDLIMAGEQRRLLYVAITRARDNLIISWPRRIQLTDVMQNMGRVSQVTTQRGVKWVTTSRSRLLPQSLGGVKSGTDLPEILPAMDSH; this is encoded by the coding sequence TTGAACATGACAATAGGATCGCAATCGACCAAAGTTAGCGGATCACCCTGGTTGCGTGGCATCGCGGGCAGCGCCGCTAAGGCGCTGATTGAATCCGACGCTAGCGTAGTGCGAGTAATTGCTGGACCAGGGTCAGGTAAGACTACCTGCCTCAAAAGGCGGCTCCAACGACTCATTCAACAGCGCGAAGTCGAGCCCGACAGGGCGTTTGCGGGGACCTTTACCAGAGTCATCGCTCAGGGATTGCGAGAGGCGCTGGGCAATGAAATTAGAGTCTCTACCCTACATTCCCTCGCATATGAATTTCTTCGCAAGTACCCGGACGCTTGCCAAGGAATGCGCTTGAGGTTCCTTCTTCGCTACGAAGAAGACTCGCTGCTTTATGACATTGGGAGTGGCGCTTTCACTGGGAATATTTACGAGCGACGTGAAGCTCTTCGCCTCCTCCAAGCCAGTAGAGCTCAAAGGGAAGATTTTGCAAATGCGAAGTTTGATGGCGCAGTGCGACGTTGGTTGCAGCGACATAGGGCGATGCTGATAGGAGAAGTCGTTCACTTGTGCGTGGTTGGTATGGAATGTCGAGACATACCCCCGGCGATGTTCGACCACGTAGTCATCGATGAATATCAGGATCTCACTGCGGCGGAACAAGAGCTAGTTCGGCTGGTTTGGTCTGGCACCGGCTCCTTAACGGTATTGGGGGACAACGATCAGTCCATTTACGGGTTTCGGTTCAATCACCCTGAAGGGATTGCGGACTTCCACTTGTCTTGGCCCATGTGCATCGACTTGACATTTACCGCCAATTGGCGTTCATGCGATGAGATTTTGCGGGTTGCCAATTTGATGATGGCGGAGGCCGGGAGCACAAGACCAGCAATGACTTCAACTAGGGAGCAAAGGGGATTCTTGGTCCCGGTGCAGTGGAAAGATCTGGAAGCAGAAATCGAAGGGTTAGCCGCTCACGTCCGTGCCCACGCAGAGAAGTCTTTTTTGATTTTGGTCCCCCGGCGATTCATCGGCTATCGACTGGCAGAAGCTATTGGCCCAGGTGCATCGACCGCGTTTGCGGAACAGGTGCTCGATCATCCGGTCGCTCAGGAGGCGTTCGCGACAGCGTCTCTACTTGCGGACGCGAACGATCACGTGGCTGCCCGCGCTTATCTCGGGTTCAAGGGCGCAAAAGCAGAACAAGCTTTACGGAGGAATGCGGGAGCTTACTCGTCCGTTTCGAATGAAATCGGGGGCCACGCGCTCATACGCGGCATAGCAAGCGCGGCAATAGCGGTATCCGGTCCTGGACAAAGTCACATCGTTCAGCGAGCCAAGAGGGCTGTCGAGCTAATCGAAAGGAGCCGGTCGTCGAAGGAGATTATTGACGAGTGCTTTTGTGACTCATTGGCCTCTACAGAGCCCGATGAAGAAAAACAACGTTGGCTGTTGCGAGACTTGGCCGAGCTTCGAGCCGCGGCTCAAGAATTGCTAGCGAACCAAGGCTCCGAAAGCCTTGCGAGAGTTATGGGCGCACTCCGGTATCGAATCGCGACGCGCGCGCCCTTGCGCGAATCGCAATCCGAGGAGCCCCGCGTGCGGATCATGACCCTCCACGGCGCCAAAGGATTAGAGGCTGACAACGTCATCATCGCGGGGATCGCGGACCAATTAATCCCTGGATTTGACGAAGACGACTTAATCATGGCCGGTGAACAAAGGCGTCTACTCTATGTTGCTATTACTCGAGCGCGAGACAACCTGATCATCTCTTGGCCCCGTCGAATTCAATTGACAGACGTCATGCAAAACATGGGCCGCGTGAGTCAAGTCACGACTCAGAGAGGAGTCAAGTGGGTCACTACCTCCCGCAGCCGACTGTTACCCCAGTCGTTGGGCGGCGTGAAGAGTGGCACCGATTTGCCTGAAATCCTCCCTGCAATGGACTCACATTAA
- a CDS encoding type II toxin-antitoxin system VapC family toxin, translating into MIVDTSALLAVLFAESDADKYVSAIADAETCRMSVANYLEASIVLESRSSAEAGYELDLFVTKAPIELVAVTVVHVQVARRAWRRFGKGNHAAGLNFGDCFAYALSDVTREPLLFKGTDFTLTDVRAA; encoded by the coding sequence GTGATCGTCGACACTTCGGCCTTGTTGGCGGTACTTTTCGCGGAATCCGATGCAGATAAATATGTTTCCGCCATCGCGGACGCGGAAACTTGCCGCATGTCGGTTGCCAATTACTTGGAAGCGTCAATCGTTCTCGAATCCCGATCAAGCGCGGAAGCCGGCTACGAATTGGACTTGTTTGTGACGAAAGCGCCAATCGAGCTGGTCGCAGTAACTGTAGTCCATGTGCAGGTAGCGCGCCGGGCCTGGCGGAGATTCGGCAAAGGCAATCATGCCGCCGGGCTCAATTTCGGCGATTGCTTTGCTTACGCGTTGTCCGACGTTACCCGTGAACCGCTATTGTTCAAAGGCACCGATTTCACGCTCACCGATGTGCGGGCAGCGTAA
- a CDS encoding glyoxalase — translation MVPVLRYGDANEAIRWLQEAFGITEHFVVRNDEGRVEHAQLAWRGSIVMLGDASDDVHSLPQHHGSISMTAESAEQVDEVFARAVAAGATVILPLTDTDYDSHAFTVADYEGNHWHLGTYDPFAPEPE, via the coding sequence GTGGTTCCCGTGCTCCGCTACGGCGACGCCAACGAAGCGATTCGCTGGTTGCAAGAGGCGTTCGGCATTACCGAGCACTTCGTCGTGCGCAACGACGAGGGACGCGTCGAGCACGCGCAACTCGCCTGGCGCGGCTCGATTGTCATGCTGGGCGACGCCTCAGACGACGTCCACAGCCTGCCGCAGCACCACGGCTCGATCAGCATGACTGCCGAGTCGGCCGAGCAGGTCGACGAGGTTTTTGCCCGTGCAGTAGCTGCTGGCGCAACAGTGATCCTACCGCTGACCGACACCGACTACGACTCACATGCCTTCACCGTCGCCGACTACGAAGGCAACCACTGGCATCTCGGTACCTACGACCCGTTTGCGCCCGAACCTGAGTAG
- a CDS encoding ABC transporter substrate-binding protein produces MFRAIQPYGRVGYGLWAIAAAVAMILLMSACDELGSEQGLGEVRVENGEAIHIRGLAVLATQAGTPSPTFRAMMMAVEDFGPIKGSPVSIGAGIDSRCTADGGTAAADTVVGDPRVVAVIGPSCSVAVAQAAPILSAAGMTIIAPSATSPSLTSDLAGIAGENHNPGFFRVASNDLYEGRAAARFAFEELGLRNVAAIDDGDPYTSGLTATFAGAFMELGGAVEVSSIAKGETELQALLGQIAGGGPDGLYFPLFALEGEAVIRQSRATPGLENVTLIGGASLLEPDILSLPEAAGLYLPGPDLDYGENANQVTGKSSRQLRTDYENRYGDQPASVYLEHAYDATTLLLATIESVAVADGEDLVIDRAELRKALAATSEFGGIIGTLSCDEFGDCGTGAVQIAHNPDSGAGADIRELPIVYRFAP; encoded by the coding sequence ATGTTTAGAGCAATCCAGCCGTATGGGCGAGTCGGGTACGGACTCTGGGCCATAGCCGCAGCCGTCGCGATGATCCTTTTGATGTCCGCCTGCGACGAATTGGGATCCGAGCAGGGATTGGGTGAAGTAAGGGTCGAAAACGGCGAGGCGATCCACATCCGGGGCCTCGCGGTCCTGGCAACACAAGCCGGAACGCCGTCTCCCACATTTAGAGCAATGATGATGGCGGTAGAAGACTTTGGCCCGATCAAAGGAAGCCCGGTTTCAATCGGGGCCGGAATTGATTCCCGTTGCACCGCCGATGGCGGAACCGCGGCCGCCGATACGGTAGTCGGGGACCCGCGCGTTGTCGCCGTCATCGGCCCGTCTTGTTCGGTTGCCGTGGCCCAGGCGGCGCCGATCCTCAGCGCCGCAGGGATGACCATCATCGCCCCTTCCGCGACTTCCCCGTCGCTAACGTCAGATTTGGCCGGAATAGCTGGAGAAAACCACAATCCAGGGTTCTTCCGCGTTGCCAGCAACGACCTGTACGAGGGTCGTGCGGCCGCACGTTTCGCGTTCGAAGAATTGGGATTGCGCAATGTGGCCGCAATCGACGACGGCGATCCCTATACCTCCGGGCTCACCGCAACTTTCGCGGGCGCCTTTATGGAATTGGGTGGCGCGGTCGAAGTTTCTTCGATCGCCAAGGGAGAAACCGAATTGCAGGCCCTGCTCGGCCAGATAGCCGGCGGCGGCCCCGATGGTCTTTACTTTCCGCTGTTCGCTCTGGAGGGCGAAGCGGTCATCCGGCAGTCGCGCGCAACCCCCGGATTGGAAAACGTAACCCTCATCGGCGGAGCTTCGCTTCTGGAACCAGACATCCTGTCATTACCGGAGGCTGCGGGCCTCTATCTGCCTGGACCGGACCTGGACTATGGCGAAAACGCCAACCAGGTGACGGGCAAAAGCAGCCGACAACTGCGGACCGACTACGAAAACCGTTACGGCGACCAGCCTGCATCTGTCTACCTGGAGCACGCCTACGACGCGACCACGTTGCTACTGGCGACGATCGAGTCAGTGGCCGTCGCTGATGGGGAGGATCTGGTCATCGACCGGGCCGAGCTGCGTAAGGCGTTGGCGGCCACAAGCGAATTCGGGGGCATCATCGGCACCCTGTCGTGCGACGAGTTTGGCGATTGCGGCACCGGCGCAGTCCAAATCGCTCACAACCCCGATTCAGGCGCCGGGGCCGACATCCGCGAGTTGCCAATCGTTTACCGATTTGCACCATAA
- a CDS encoding delta(24(24(1)))-sterol reductase — MLNDASTGTEGRLTAREFGGAPGVVAIVTLSHALLLYLWIAWRFYDGALFFPSGVGDIGPYLARIWEQISTHASPSWSTFAIYWAFLVAQGLLAAYLPGLRVKGYPIPSRGGQRLAYRVNAISAWWLTLALVVVLHISDVFPLQTIYEQFGSFMVVAMITGNAVALAVYLGAKLSGNAERMTGNHIYDFFMGAWLNPRIGRLDLKMWAEVRVSWLTLFLLTANAAAYQYSEFGTLSTPMIFMLVAHFLYANACMKGEECIPTTWDIFHEKWGWMLVFWNLAGVPFVYCFNSMYVAARPDFEPPVAITVACFVMLFGAYYVWDTSQGQRNYFRMQLNGSYVKRRAFPQLPWAKLENPRYLETACGSPLLVDGWWRYARKIHYTADVIMALSWGLICGFGHFLPYFYVTFFVLMILHRARRDTLRCRKKYGSDWDRYTKTVPRLFIPKVW, encoded by the coding sequence GTGCTCAATGACGCTTCAACCGGCACCGAAGGTCGCCTGACCGCGCGCGAATTCGGAGGCGCGCCGGGAGTGGTGGCCATCGTCACGCTCTCGCACGCGCTGCTGCTTTACCTGTGGATTGCCTGGCGGTTTTACGACGGCGCGCTGTTCTTTCCTTCGGGAGTCGGAGACATCGGCCCCTATCTGGCGCGGATTTGGGAGCAGATTTCCACCCACGCGTCCCCGTCCTGGTCCACGTTCGCCATCTACTGGGCATTCCTGGTCGCCCAGGGTTTGCTGGCGGCCTATCTGCCCGGACTGCGGGTGAAGGGATACCCGATCCCTTCACGCGGGGGCCAGCGTCTTGCCTACCGCGTCAACGCGATTTCGGCCTGGTGGTTGACCTTGGCATTGGTGGTCGTGCTGCATATTTCGGACGTCTTTCCGCTGCAGACGATCTACGAGCAGTTCGGATCGTTCATGGTCGTGGCGATGATCACCGGCAACGCGGTCGCGCTCGCCGTTTACCTGGGCGCCAAACTCTCCGGCAACGCCGAACGGATGACCGGCAATCACATCTACGATTTCTTCATGGGGGCCTGGCTTAACCCCCGGATCGGGCGGCTGGACCTGAAGATGTGGGCGGAAGTACGGGTTTCCTGGCTCACCCTTTTCCTGCTTACGGCCAACGCCGCCGCCTATCAGTACTCCGAGTTCGGCACGCTGAGCACCCCCATGATCTTCATGTTGGTCGCTCACTTTCTGTACGCCAACGCCTGCATGAAGGGTGAGGAGTGCATCCCCACGACCTGGGACATTTTTCACGAAAAATGGGGCTGGATGCTGGTCTTCTGGAACCTGGCAGGCGTCCCCTTCGTCTATTGCTTCAACTCGATGTACGTGGCCGCGCGCCCGGATTTCGAACCACCGGTTGCGATCACGGTGGCGTGTTTCGTCATGCTGTTCGGCGCCTACTACGTCTGGGATACCTCCCAGGGCCAGCGAAATTACTTCCGCATGCAGTTGAACGGTTCCTACGTGAAACGCAGGGCCTTCCCGCAACTGCCCTGGGCCAAGTTGGAAAACCCGCGCTATCTGGAAACTGCCTGCGGTTCCCCTCTGCTGGTGGACGGTTGGTGGCGCTACGCTCGCAAGATTCACTACACCGCCGACGTGATCATGGCGTTGTCTTGGGGCCTGATCTGCGGATTCGGCCACTTTTTGCCCTACTTCTATGTGACCTTTTTCGTTTTGATGATCCTGCACCGGGCGCGTCGCGACACCCTCCGCTGCCGCAAAAAATATGGATCCGACTGGGACCGCTACACCAAGACGGTGCCCCGCCTTTTCATCCCGAAGGTGTGGTGA
- a CDS encoding methyltransferase domain-containing protein, whose translation MPERFHNPVSKAIPGAETEATAHEYRSFHDQTAGGDAALRKQRYMDMVNRYYDLVTDFYEFGWGQSFHFAPRVRGESFKESLIRHELFLSQSVGLRPGMRVLDVGCGVGGPMRVIAKASGAHVVGLNNNAYQLEKCEGYNRAAGLDQQTSVLLGDFMDIPAADESFDAVFQIEATAHAPDKAGAFAEIWRVLKPGGCFGGYEWCMTSAFEYSDPEHQRLKQGIEEGNSLPDVGSFDHVLNALQTVGFEVVESRDLAEEADPQTPWYRAFEGRDITLKSLPRTSIGRFITSRVIRALESMGMVPKGTVEVTEVLNLAADSLTAAGRLGIFTPMFYFKARKS comes from the coding sequence ATGCCCGAACGCTTTCACAACCCCGTTTCCAAGGCCATCCCCGGGGCTGAAACCGAAGCCACCGCGCACGAGTACCGCAGCTTTCACGACCAGACTGCGGGCGGCGACGCCGCCCTGCGCAAGCAGCGCTACATGGACATGGTCAACCGCTACTACGACCTGGTTACCGATTTCTATGAATTCGGTTGGGGCCAATCGTTTCACTTTGCTCCGCGGGTCCGGGGAGAGTCGTTCAAGGAATCGCTTATCCGCCACGAACTGTTCTTGTCCCAGTCCGTCGGTCTGCGGCCCGGCATGCGCGTGCTCGACGTGGGCTGCGGAGTCGGCGGCCCGATGCGGGTTATCGCCAAGGCTTCCGGCGCCCACGTTGTGGGGCTGAACAACAATGCCTATCAGCTGGAGAAGTGTGAAGGCTACAACCGGGCGGCCGGACTTGATCAGCAGACCTCGGTCCTGCTTGGCGATTTCATGGACATCCCGGCCGCGGACGAGAGTTTCGATGCGGTCTTTCAGATCGAGGCCACCGCCCACGCGCCGGACAAGGCGGGAGCCTTCGCCGAGATCTGGCGGGTACTTAAACCGGGCGGGTGCTTCGGCGGGTACGAGTGGTGCATGACTTCCGCCTTTGAATACTCCGACCCGGAACACCAAAGGCTCAAACAGGGAATCGAAGAGGGCAACAGCCTGCCCGATGTCGGTTCCTTTGATCACGTGTTGAACGCGTTGCAAACGGTTGGATTCGAGGTGGTTGAGTCGCGAGATCTTGCCGAGGAGGCCGATCCCCAAACGCCCTGGTACCGCGCGTTCGAGGGTCGCGACATCACGCTCAAGAGCCTGCCGCGAACTTCGATCGGCCGGTTCATAACGTCCCGGGTAATCAGGGCCCTCGAATCCATGGGCATGGTCCCGAAGGGCACGGTGGAGGTCACGGAAGTGCTGAACCTGGCGGCGGACAGCCTGACCGCGGCCGGCCGACTCGGCATCTTCACGCCGATGTTCTACTTCAAAGCGCGCAAGTCCTAA
- a CDS encoding Rieske 2Fe-2S domain-containing protein, giving the protein MWHRLAGRFSSRRRSSQPGPSPGVRQDSYPPPFPDGWYRIAGSAEIKPGQVKYVECLGKQIALFRSGNDGSIHAIEAFCPHMGANLADGSVDGDLLRCPFHGWQLDGAGRVRSIPTNDKLPSARHTSWEVKDYYGMIVIYHAEHAPDRVLYRLPTQPSIDSGELIFRGRHAGGEVDMHIIEFAENAVDFQHFGEIHDVMHLPWTRLRIPFVKIHHQTSWATDDALSHRGYFRDRSYVEIFGRPMPRAGAAAEVIFHGPASIVQFDFEIGDIGQMTMFQTHTPVAPLKQQVHFSWFSQKRIPRLLASYVVGNWVSQWGRDVEIWENKIYRSKPLLSRSDGPVHNMRRWYRQFYAE; this is encoded by the coding sequence ATGTGGCATCGTTTGGCAGGGCGCTTTTCATCCAGGCGGCGATCGTCGCAGCCGGGACCTTCGCCTGGCGTTCGCCAGGACTCCTATCCTCCCCCTTTTCCGGACGGCTGGTACCGAATCGCCGGCTCGGCGGAAATCAAGCCCGGCCAGGTCAAGTACGTTGAATGCCTGGGCAAACAGATTGCGCTCTTCCGAAGCGGAAACGACGGCAGCATCCACGCGATCGAGGCGTTCTGCCCGCACATGGGGGCGAACCTGGCCGACGGTTCGGTCGATGGCGACCTGTTGCGGTGCCCGTTCCACGGCTGGCAGCTGGATGGTGCCGGCAGAGTGCGCTCCATTCCAACCAATGACAAGCTGCCGTCCGCCAGGCATACCAGTTGGGAGGTCAAGGACTACTACGGGATGATCGTGATCTACCATGCCGAGCACGCCCCGGACCGCGTCCTCTACCGACTCCCAACGCAGCCGAGCATCGACAGCGGCGAGCTCATCTTTCGCGGTCGGCATGCCGGCGGCGAAGTCGACATGCACATCATCGAATTTGCCGAAAACGCCGTCGACTTCCAGCATTTCGGCGAAATCCACGACGTGATGCACCTGCCCTGGACCAGGCTGCGCATCCCGTTCGTGAAGATCCATCATCAAACGAGCTGGGCAACCGACGATGCCCTTTCCCACCGCGGGTACTTCCGCGACCGCAGCTACGTGGAGATATTCGGTCGTCCGATGCCGCGGGCGGGGGCCGCAGCCGAGGTGATCTTTCACGGTCCCGCCAGCATCGTGCAGTTTGATTTCGAAATCGGCGACATCGGCCAGATGACAATGTTTCAAACTCACACGCCCGTGGCGCCGCTGAAACAGCAGGTTCATTTTTCCTGGTTTTCGCAAAAGCGAATCCCGCGCCTGCTGGCCAGCTACGTCGTGGGCAACTGGGTCTCGCAGTGGGGCAGGGACGTGGAAATTTGGGAAAACAAGATTTACCGGTCGAAACCGCTACTTTCGCGGTCGGACGGACCGGTGCACAACATGCGGCGCTGGTACAGGCAGTTCTACGCCGAATAG
- the uppS gene encoding di-trans,poly-cis-decaprenylcistransferase, with protein MLRRLIYRIYEARLESEVRRGAIPHHVGVLPDGNRRFARTTGLASIGAGHRDGADNIERLIDWCDELGIPVITVWALSTDNLNRPAEELEAIFKIVETRVEALADRQQGAAISRRIRSVGRRDMLPASTVESIQRVEQMTAGNDEGDLIIAIGYGGRDEIVDAVRRMIGDHAGRGETLADLAQILNAEEIGSYLYAPDIPDPDLVIRTSGELRLSGFMLWQSAFSEYYFCEAYWPAFRRIDFLRAIRSYGQRQRRRGR; from the coding sequence ATGCTGCGCCGCCTGATCTACCGCATTTATGAAGCGCGCCTGGAGAGCGAGGTGCGGCGCGGCGCCATCCCCCACCACGTCGGCGTCCTTCCCGACGGGAACCGCAGATTCGCGCGCACGACCGGTCTGGCGAGCATCGGTGCGGGCCACCGCGACGGGGCCGACAACATTGAGCGGCTGATCGACTGGTGTGATGAACTGGGCATCCCCGTGATCACCGTCTGGGCATTGTCGACCGACAACCTGAACCGGCCCGCGGAGGAACTCGAGGCGATCTTCAAAATCGTTGAAACGCGCGTCGAGGCGCTCGCCGATCGACAGCAGGGGGCCGCCATTTCGCGCCGCATCCGCTCGGTAGGACGCCGCGACATGCTGCCGGCCTCGACCGTCGAATCGATCCAGCGGGTCGAGCAAATGACCGCCGGCAACGACGAAGGCGATCTCATCATTGCCATCGGATACGGTGGCCGCGACGAGATAGTGGATGCGGTCAGGCGGATGATCGGCGATCACGCCGGTCGCGGCGAAACCCTTGCCGACCTGGCGCAGATTCTCAATGCGGAAGAAATCGGCAGCTACCTTTACGCGCCGGACATTCCGGACCCCGACCTGGTGATTCGCACTTCCGGCGAGCTGCGGCTGTCCGGGTTCATGCTTTGGCAGAGCGCGTTCAGCGAGTACTACTTTTGCGAGGCCTACTGGCCGGCGTTTCGTCGAATCGATTTCCTGCGGGCGATCCGTTCTTACGGCCAGCGGCAGCGACGGCGCGGCCGTTGA
- a CDS encoding ABC transporter substrate-binding protein, with translation MRPIEFDSRTGIWTARGRLWPLVLPILVLASWFAFGVDRANAADCQFVLGFAALQAAAPAAVGDCLENELHHPADGITRQQTTKGVLVWRKADNHTSFTDGHRTWVAGPLGLQQRSVGDRFAWESDADRVIRIGAVVSETGRFVAEGNDVRRGYRLWANWINGEYGGLKVGDARYRVELNMYDDAGEAAAARMLVERLITEDEVDFLLGPYSSGLTQIALEVADAHGQILVTASGGAESLFTQGFGSFFAVQTPAAQYTRSALQLLAGEGASSVVIAHPDTVFATSVADGARRWAAESELDVLAVHEYPQGSAELSAIIADAKRLGPDIFVGGGHFNDAILFLRAARELDFRPAAMVITVGPSNPLLVETLGSDAEYVIGPTQWEASMSYAGDLIGSAADFAARYHSLWGRDPTYQAAGASAAALALHHAIEAAGTTDSASVHQALRELQVDTFFGPISFDEQGRNSARAMGLVQIQDGQILVVAPTAAAAADIIYPAPAAGGTS, from the coding sequence ATGCGCCCAATCGAATTCGATTCCAGAACCGGTATATGGACCGCTCGCGGCCGCCTCTGGCCGTTGGTCCTGCCAATCCTGGTGCTGGCAAGCTGGTTCGCGTTCGGAGTAGACCGCGCGAACGCGGCCGATTGCCAATTCGTGCTGGGTTTTGCGGCCCTTCAGGCGGCCGCCCCGGCAGCCGTCGGCGATTGCCTCGAGAACGAGCTCCACCACCCCGCGGACGGCATCACCAGGCAGCAAACCACAAAGGGCGTCCTGGTCTGGCGCAAGGCCGACAACCACACATCGTTTACCGACGGCCACCGAACCTGGGTCGCCGGGCCGCTGGGCCTGCAGCAACGATCGGTCGGCGATCGGTTCGCCTGGGAATCTGACGCAGACCGCGTTATTCGCATCGGCGCGGTGGTGAGCGAGACCGGTCGATTCGTTGCGGAAGGCAACGACGTGCGACGCGGGTACCGGCTCTGGGCCAACTGGATTAACGGGGAGTATGGCGGCCTGAAGGTCGGCGACGCCCGTTATCGGGTGGAGCTGAATATGTACGACGACGCCGGCGAGGCGGCAGCCGCTCGGATGCTGGTCGAAAGGTTAATCACCGAGGACGAAGTCGATTTCCTGCTCGGCCCCTACAGCTCCGGTTTGACCCAGATCGCCCTCGAGGTTGCCGATGCTCACGGCCAGATCCTGGTAACCGCGAGCGGTGGCGCTGAAAGTTTGTTCACTCAGGGATTCGGGAGCTTTTTCGCGGTGCAGACGCCGGCCGCACAATACACCCGCTCGGCTCTGCAGTTGCTGGCCGGAGAGGGCGCGTCGTCGGTCGTGATCGCCCACCCCGACACCGTGTTTGCAACCAGCGTCGCCGACGGGGCCCGCCGCTGGGCCGCCGAATCCGAACTTGACGTCCTGGCGGTCCACGAATACCCGCAGGGGTCAGCCGAACTGTCCGCGATCATCGCGGACGCCAAGCGCCTCGGCCCGGACATCTTCGTCGGCGGCGGTCACTTCAACGACGCGATCCTGTTCCTGCGCGCCGCCAGGGAGCTTGACTTCCGGCCGGCGGCGATGGTGATTACGGTCGGGCCGAGCAATCCGCTGCTGGTGGAGACGCTCGGCTCGGACGCCGAATACGTTATCGGCCCGACGCAATGGGAAGCGTCGATGAGCTACGCCGGCGACCTGATCGGTTCGGCGGCCGACTTTGCCGCCCGATACCACTCCCTGTGGGGACGCGATCCGACCTACCAGGCAGCCGGTGCGTCCGCCGCCGCGCTGGCCCTGCACCACGCAATCGAAGCCGCCGGCACCACGGATTCGGCATCCGTCCACCAGGCCCTGCGCGAACTTCAGGTCGACACCTTCTTCGGCCCGATCAGCTTTGACGAACAGGGCAGGAATTCGGCCCGCGCAATGGGCCTGGTGCAGATCCAGGACGGACAAATACTGGTCGTGGCGCCAACCGCCGCTGCCGCCGCCGACATCATCTACCCGGCCCCCGCGGCCGGCGGAACTTCCTAG